One genomic region from Quercus robur chromosome 4, dhQueRobu3.1, whole genome shotgun sequence encodes:
- the LOC126720539 gene encoding cysteine-rich repeat secretory protein 38-like isoform X4, with the protein MLCSKYISFSFLLFSLFLHAVNCADPLYHFCFSQENYTANSPYGTNLNGLLKFLSTKVPLKGFGLSSTGQGQAQANGLALCRGDVSKTNCKTCVIDAGKELGDRCPYKKGAIIWYDNCLLKYSNIHFFGEIDNINKFYLWNVQDVENPTSFNPKVKDLLSRLSNKAYANPKFYATGDLKLDSSSKLYGLAQCTRDLSGLDCKKCLDTAISELPNCCNGKRGGRVVGGSCNVRYELYPFVNA; encoded by the exons ATGTTGTGCTCAAAATATATTTCCTTCAGCTTTCTATTATTCAGCCTCTTCCTCCATGCAGTCAATTGTGCTGACCCATTATACCATTTTTGTTTTAGCCAGGAAAACTACACTGCCAATAGCCCTTATGGTACAAACTTGAATGGCTTGCTAAAATTTTTGTCCACCAAAGTTCCTTTAAAAGGGTTTGGGCTCAGCTCGACTGGGCAAGGCCAAGCTCAAGCAAATGGTTTAGCCCTATGCCGAGGTGATGTCTCAAAAACAAACTGTAAGACCTGTGTCATTGATGCAGGCAAAGAGCTTGGTGATCGTTGTCCTTATAAAAAAGGAGCGATAATTTGGTATGATAACTGCCTTTTAAAGTACTCGAACATACATTTCTTTGGAGAAATCGATAACATAAACAAGTTCTACTTGTGGAACGTCCAAGATGTAGAAAATCCCACTTCATTCAATCCAAAAGTTAAGGATTTGTTAAGCAGGTTATCCAATAAAGCTTATGCCAATCCAAAATTCTATGCTACCGGGGAC CTAAAGCTTGATTCATCAAGCAAACTATATGGTTTGGCTCAATGCACCAGAGACCTTTCAGGTCTTGATTGTAAGAAGTGTCTTGATACTGCGATTAGTGAACTTCCCAACTGTTGCAATGGAAAACGAGGTGGGCGAGTTGTTGGTGGCAGTTGTAACGTTAGATATGAACTTTACCCCTTTGTTAATGCCTAG
- the LOC126720539 gene encoding cysteine-rich repeat secretory protein 38-like isoform X15 produces MCSKYISFSFLLFSLFLHAVNCADPLYHFCFSQENYTANSPYGTNLNGLLKILSTKVPSKGFGLSSTGQGRAQANGLALCRGDVSKTNCKTCVTDASKELGDRCPYKKGAIIWYDNCLLKYSNIHFFGEIDNKNKFYLWNVQDVENPTSFNPKVKDLLSRLSNKAYANPKFYATGDLKLDSSSKLYGLAQCTRDLSGLDCKKCLDTAISELPNCCNGKRGGRVVGGSCNVRYELYPFVDA; encoded by the exons ATGTGCTCAAAATATATTTCCTTCAGCTTTCTATTATTCAGCCTCTTCCTCCATGCAGTCAATTGTGCTGACCCATTATACCATTTTTGTTTTAGCCAGGAAAACTACACTGCCAATAGCCCTTATGGTACAAACTTGAATGGCTTGCTAAAAATTTTGTCCACCAAAGTTCCTTCAAAAGGGTTTGGGCTCAGCTCGACTGGGCAAGGCCGAGCTCAAGCAAATGGTTTAGCCCTATGCCGAGGTGATGTCTCAAAAACAAACTGTAAGACCTGTGTCACTGATGCAAGCAAAGAGCTTGGTGATCGTTGTCCTTATAAAAAAGGAGCAATAATTTGGTATGATAACTGCCTTTTAAAGTACTCGAATATACATTTCTTTGGAGAAATCGATAACAAAAACAAGTTCTACTTGTGGAACGTCCAAGATGTAGAAAATCCCACTTCATTCAATCCAAAAGTTAAGGATTTGTTAAGCAGGTTATCTAATAAAGCTTATGCCAATCCAAAATTCTATGCTACCGGGGACCTAAAGCTTGATTCATCAAGCAAACTATATGGTTTGGCTCAATGCACCAGAGACCTTTCTGGTCTTGATTGTAAGAAGTGTCTTGATACTGCGATTAGTGAACTTCCCAACTGTTGCAATGGAAAACGAG GTGGGCGAGTTGTTGGTGGCAGTTGTAACGTTAGATATGAACTTTACCCCTTTGTTGATGCCTAG